From the Colletotrichum lupini chromosome 10, complete sequence genome, one window contains:
- a CDS encoding fungal specific transcription factor, whose amino-acid sequence MTVEDEDFDLSGNEEAQSPTATSGARRRSVAGSTHPTRSKRAKYAAAACTECKKRKLKCIRLENEEECQRCMSGGVSCTFGPAPSQDGATGVRERVRSRRKSRQNSQPSTDLRSELSMLREQVATLANTVGKLASDKSRQGMSASPGSQQQMSLHDNSSVQGEQEPKQPQFVGPTRSAFSLKVAETSLTRMGISAQDPVTAAVSESLAPTRYPTPEQSEPPRWAPGTDILLTMPLEEFVRLLEVFEEEVEIVYPFIDTREMISKAADIRAYVEANTDCMAPGTMTGGSVDIKDVILAKVAIAISMVVEAHGKNLSSSKLVEPVKHLIYQLTLDAEADLKVIQIMAMISIYYFFSDEELLAWRNIGIAARASLEMGLHQNLSLTDNFPDPKTRSLAVRVFWCVYVLDRRWSFGTSLSFALFDRDIDPNLPEPSEDFQYLRCLIGYGCLCSKVWDALPPFSAPSQSIPKDTVAFLDFTAQTWLNSIPPDLQLRHPQHGSIPTAQPRSIRRLRALLYLRGNHIRTLIHRHHVISSASIEADVEKARLVVDIAIDSISVLVHLSETSDIYERQQSAFNYFLLSSLAVIFLAVCHGTRIFAEPCRDSFLAAVELVKCFSRQGTASRRLWKSIRGLLPLAHRIGLRGDEIAGGRRADAGAQQSLNIISSSSHPMDTVIEEENPTSAVGLDSEFAPMPSVQPTGMSAEFGAGAPDAFALSNDLMFLFDAFGQTEDIWANGMQDCVGGNEQQQPLSGEEEISRHFWGLI is encoded by the exons ATGACAGTAGAAGACGAGGACTTTGACCTGTCAGGTAATGAAGAAGCGCAGTCTCCCACGGCAACATCGGGGGCGCGCAGGAGGTCGGTGGCTGGCTCGACACATCCCACGAGGTCTAAGCGTGCCAAATATGCAGCCGCTGCTTG CACCGAGTGCAAGAAACGGAAACTCAAGTGCATCAGATTAGAAAATGAGGAAGAATGCCAGAGATGCATGTCAGGCGGCGTTTCATGCACCTTCGGCCCAGCTCCTTCGCAAGATGGCGCGACTGGTGTCAGGGAAAGGGTCAGAAGTAGGAGAAAGTCGAGGCAAAATAG CCAGCCAAGTACTGATCTCCGGAGCGAGCTCTCCATGCTCAGAGAGCAGGTGGCTACCCTCGCAAATACCGTAGGAAAGCTGGCCTCGGACAAGAGCCGTCAGGGAATGTCAGCTTCCCCAGGATCCCAGCAACAAATGTCTCTTCACGACAACTCTTCTGTACAGGGAGAACAAGAACCGAAGCAACCACAATTTGTGGGACCCACCAGATCAGCGTTTAGTCTCAAGGTTGCCGAAACGTCATTAACGAGGATGGGGATCTCAGCCCAGGATCCGGTCACGGCAGCGGTCAGCGAGTCTCTTGCACCGACCCGATACCCGACCCCCGAACAATCTGAACCCCCGCGGTGGGCACCTGGAACAGATATCCTTCTCACTATGCCACTTGAGGAATTCGTGAGACTTCTTGAAGTTTTTGAGGAAGAGGTTGAGATAGTCTACCCCTTTATCGACACGCGTGAGATGATTTCGAAAGCAGCAGATATTCGTGCGTACGTGGAAGCAAATACAGATTGCATGGCACCTGGCACCATGACAGGCGGGAGTGTAGACATCAAAGATGTCATACTCGCAAAAGTAGCTATAGCCATAAGCATGGTGGTCGAGGCGCATGGCAAGAACTTATCAAGCAGCAAGCTGGTTGAACCTGTCAAACATCTGATCTACCAGCTTACGCTCGATGCGGAGGCTGACCTCAAAGTCATTCAAATAATGGCTATGATT AGTATCTACTACTTCTTCTCAGACGAGGAGTTACTCGCATGGAGAAACATTGGCATCGCAGCGCGAGCATCTCTGGAGATGGGCTTACATCAGAATCTGAGTCTCACAGACAATTTTCCAGACCCAAAGACGCGGAGTCTAGCAGTGCGGGTGTTCTGGTGCGTTTATGTATTGGATCGTCGCTGGAGTTTCGGAACCAGTCTATCATTTGCCCTGTTTGACCGAGATATCGATCCAAACTTGCCTGAGCCA TCTGAAGATTTCCAGTACCTTCGTTGTTTGATAGGTTACGGGTGTTTATGCTCCAAGGTATGGGACGCTCTGCCTCCATTCAGCGCACCATCTCAGTCTATTCCAAAAGACACGGTTGCGTTCCTTGACTTTACAGCGCAAACTTGGCTCAACTCAATACCCCCTGATCTTCAACTACGACATCCGCAACATGGCAGTATACCGACAGCTCAGCCCCGATCCATCCGCCGGCTACGAGCCCTCTTGTACCTGCGGGGAAATCACATAAGAACTCTGATACACCGACATCATGTCATCAGCTCTGCAAGCATCGAAGCTGATGTCGAGAAGGCACGTCTTGTCGTGGATATTGCTATCGATAGTATATCCGTCTTGGTTCATCTGAGCGAAACGAGCGATATCTACGAACGGCAGCAGAGTGCGTTCAACTATTTCCTGTTGAGTTCTCTGGCGGTCATCTTTCTTGCCGTCTGTCATGGCACCAGAATATTTGCCGAACCATGCAGAGACAGCTTCCTCGCCGCGGTGGAGCTCGTCAAGTGTTTCTCTCGCCAGGGAACAGCCAGTCGCAGACTTTGGAAGAGCATACGGGGTCTCTTGCCCCTAGCTCATCGCATCGGGCTCCGCGGTGATGAAATCGCTGGTGGCCGACGTGCTGATGCAGGCGCGCAACAATCTTTGAACATCATCTCCAGTTCTTCTCACCCCATGGACACTGTGATTGAGGAAGAAAATCCCACGTCGGCTGTTGGTTTGGACTCGGAGTTTGCCCCGATGCCATCGGTACAACCCACGGGTATGAGTGCAGAGTTCGGTGCTGGAGCTCCAGATGCATTTGCTCTCAGCAACGACTTGATGTTCCTCTTCGACGCGTTTGGGCAGACGGAGGATATATGGGCAAATGGGATGCAGGACTGCGTGGGTGGCAACGAGCAGCAGCAACCATTGTCTGGAGAGGAGGAGATTTCACGTCACTTTTGGGGTTTGATTTAG